From Takifugu flavidus isolate HTHZ2018 unplaced genomic scaffold, ASM371156v2 ctg1103, whole genome shotgun sequence:
aaacactatgttcactttccatcccagtttctgttgtcatctggGTGGAAGAATGGGACagcgtgatggtggggggggggaccaggagacCCTTAGCTCGATAAACACTTTGGTATCCAGCTCCagaatttgcttttcttctttttctgctttgtgaacagaagagcaaacaaaaTTTTTAGAtttcacctcaaacagctgatattttaaaacattttcatcattttaagtAGATTTGAGGGAACTGACCTGAAGCTGGACCTTCTCCACATGGAGATGTTGAatctcctgctggagtctggtctcctcctttttttcctcctgtacttttctctctgtttggaTCATCTGGTTTATAATGTtctcccagtggtcacagaggTCGTACAGGTGGTTTATGGCCGTGTTATCTGGTCCACAGGGCTCCGTGCTGacactctcttcttttctggagAGTTGTTTCTGGCCCTGTTCAGCCACTATTACCTggagctctttctccagcctggagctcttttcctca
This genomic window contains:
- the LOC130519699 gene encoding uncharacterized protein LOC130519699, with the translated sequence MKVDIGLQINIPLNDINDAQELQNSEGSLEEEVGQPREVLPEREEQLREKSLRSEAHVDTLALLTQTEAALRESEEKSSRLEKELQVIVAEQGQKQLSRKEESVSTEPCGPDNTAINHLYDLCDHWENIINQMIQTERKVQEEKKEETRLQQEIQHLHVEKVQLQQKKKKSKFWSWIPKCLSS